The following coding sequences are from one Paenibacillus sp. JDR-2 window:
- a CDS encoding cupredoxin domain-containing protein yields MSRVFIINKKHVQLFVFALLIILLAAVYLSWNRTHTASSQPTKVQTIQLVTGEFSTTTEDGKKLEVYRWDPGTVSLRKGEPVELRISGVNGSSHPFVIEGLGIKGEVKKGQTTVVRFTPEQAGTYPIICQVHTDMNNGGPMVGYIEVH; encoded by the coding sequence ATGTCACGCGTATTTATCATTAATAAAAAGCATGTACAGCTATTTGTGTTTGCCCTGCTTATCATCCTCCTGGCAGCCGTCTATTTAAGCTGGAACCGTACGCATACGGCTAGCAGCCAGCCAACAAAGGTACAGACCATCCAGCTTGTAACGGGCGAATTCAGCACAACGACCGAAGACGGCAAAAAACTGGAGGTATACCGCTGGGATCCGGGCACCGTCAGCCTCCGCAAGGGCGAGCCTGTCGAGCTTCGCATAAGCGGCGTTAACGGCAGCAGCCACCCTTTTGTCATTGAAGGCCTCGGCATTAAAGGCGAAGTGAAAAAAGGACAAACCACGGTTGTCCGGTTTACGCCTGAGCAAGCCGGCACCTACCCCATTATATGCCAGGTTCATACCGATATGAACAATGGCGGACCGATGGTCGGCTACATCGAGGTCCATTAA
- a CDS encoding YcdB/YcdC domain-containing protein encodes MKKSMKGKLLATVLALSLLPVGNLAYAAESGTMTIVSSTGTGASTAPGGVLDESLAKISKDEAVDRFRKLFPELKDAEVTSIDLGNPNQYPPSNEMVWTIQWSVSVENGTHGFDSRIDAITGDIITYYNPLPKEEAYYPAEVSKAEAEKIAKQFIAVASPSMKSTDKLQLKPVESDYPQALFGPVQYSFSYQAQVNGIPTTSNQIQVVVDGNGNIINYYGFSTGKDYPSPDTTLTAEQAAEKIKKELKLQLAYVPGSDYYVNQTNTSAYRLGYVAVSGIGLVDAKSGKFLDDQGQPIDSFPATGYSSISSTAAAFKPHTGGELTKEEAIAVVTAVVGKENAEGTQQASTSTDREGRKTWSIYNGSPFGGIQTHATVDAKTGQLIDYSTFSYPTGDSAAAEETAGKPSITEAQAKAKAQDLVTSLYPNASGSLKLVDRSGTGSYSPDTAFIYSFQQFYKDKPIQSSAVQINLDGQGNLTNYYNMTTPTDKLSKLDSLTAKMTEEEALKLYRDSIRTELQYTTVGGNYLDGKLQEQQVKLVYMPKLTDDNNWGVIVNAVTGKLEQQYIFPGTTVQKGEIPADAKKHWASKSLLVMFDYGIIQPEADGLIHPDQTVNNGDWVNMLLAGFTGGQSYMTPQKQRFADIPVDSPYASAVEYLVQRGFLKASPTQKLHPEQALTRGDLAVWLTKLLKYDKLSEFMSGDTDVTKLKDAAQIKNKGAVTIAMKLGLLTAENGKFNPNAAVTKAQISIVLLRLATLQDKVDAPIMNSNYY; translated from the coding sequence ATGAAGAAATCGATGAAAGGCAAGCTGCTTGCAACGGTCCTGGCGCTCAGCCTGCTTCCGGTTGGAAATCTTGCTTACGCGGCGGAATCAGGGACAATGACAATTGTTTCCTCCACTGGCACGGGAGCAAGTACCGCCCCGGGTGGCGTACTGGACGAAAGCTTGGCGAAAATTTCGAAGGATGAGGCAGTTGATCGTTTCAGGAAGCTGTTCCCTGAACTGAAGGATGCCGAGGTGACAAGTATCGACCTTGGTAATCCGAATCAATATCCGCCAAGCAATGAGATGGTTTGGACCATTCAGTGGAGCGTATCCGTCGAGAACGGAACTCATGGCTTTGATTCCAGGATTGATGCGATCACCGGAGATATCATTACATATTATAATCCGCTTCCTAAGGAAGAAGCTTATTATCCGGCTGAAGTATCGAAAGCGGAAGCTGAGAAAATCGCCAAGCAGTTCATTGCGGTAGCTTCTCCTTCCATGAAATCGACAGACAAGCTTCAGCTTAAGCCAGTCGAGAGCGATTATCCGCAAGCTTTGTTTGGCCCGGTACAATACAGTTTCAGCTATCAGGCCCAAGTGAACGGCATTCCGACAACAAGCAATCAAATTCAGGTAGTTGTTGACGGTAACGGAAATATTATTAATTATTACGGTTTTAGCACGGGTAAAGATTATCCATCTCCGGATACGACCCTGACAGCAGAACAAGCTGCCGAAAAAATAAAAAAAGAATTGAAGCTGCAACTTGCTTACGTTCCGGGCTCCGATTATTACGTGAATCAAACGAATACGTCGGCTTACCGTCTTGGATATGTTGCGGTTAGCGGGATAGGCCTGGTTGATGCCAAGTCGGGCAAGTTCCTTGATGATCAAGGACAACCTATCGATTCTTTTCCGGCAACCGGCTACTCCTCTATCTCTTCCACGGCAGCTGCATTTAAGCCTCATACGGGAGGGGAATTGACCAAGGAGGAAGCTATTGCGGTTGTGACTGCGGTTGTCGGCAAGGAAAACGCGGAAGGGACCCAACAAGCTTCGACCAGCACCGACCGTGAAGGCCGCAAGACTTGGTCGATTTATAATGGCAGCCCGTTTGGCGGCATTCAAACCCATGCTACAGTGGATGCAAAAACCGGCCAATTAATCGATTATTCTACTTTTTCATACCCGACAGGAGATTCCGCCGCAGCCGAAGAAACGGCAGGGAAGCCGTCGATTACGGAAGCGCAAGCGAAGGCAAAAGCCCAGGATCTCGTTACTTCGTTATATCCGAATGCCTCCGGCAGCCTGAAGCTGGTCGACCGCTCGGGAACGGGTTCCTATAGTCCGGACACGGCTTTTATCTACAGCTTCCAACAGTTCTATAAAGATAAGCCGATCCAGTCGTCAGCTGTTCAGATCAATCTGGATGGACAAGGGAATCTGACAAACTATTATAATATGACTACACCGACGGATAAGCTAAGCAAGCTGGATTCCTTAACCGCTAAAATGACGGAGGAAGAAGCGCTTAAGCTATACCGGGACTCTATTCGTACTGAACTGCAATACACTACAGTCGGAGGCAACTATTTGGATGGCAAGCTCCAGGAGCAGCAAGTGAAGCTTGTGTACATGCCCAAACTAACCGATGACAACAACTGGGGCGTTATTGTAAATGCGGTTACCGGCAAGCTGGAGCAGCAATACATTTTCCCAGGCACAACGGTGCAGAAGGGTGAAATTCCGGCAGACGCGAAGAAGCATTGGGCGTCCAAATCGCTGCTAGTCATGTTTGACTATGGCATTATTCAGCCGGAAGCCGACGGACTTATTCACCCGGACCAAACCGTTAACAACGGAGACTGGGTGAATATGCTGCTGGCCGGCTTTACGGGAGGACAAAGCTACATGACTCCGCAGAAGCAGCGGTTTGCCGACATTCCGGTCGACAGTCCATACGCTTCGGCGGTAGAGTACCTGGTGCAGAGAGGCTTCCTGAAAGCATCACCAACGCAAAAGCTGCATCCTGAGCAGGCTTTAACGCGCGGCGACTTGGCGGTATGGCTGACCAAACTTCTCAAATACGATAAGTTGTCCGAGTTTATGTCCGGCGATACCGATGTAACCAAGCTGAAGGATGCTGCCCAAATTAAAAATAAAGGCGCCGTAACGATTGCGATGAAGCTGGGATTATTAACGGCTGAGAACGGGAAGTTCAACCCTAACGCTGCAGTTACGAAAGCACAGATCAGTATCGTTCTGCTTAGACTTGCGACCTTGCAGGACAAAGTGGATGCGCCGATTATGAACAGCAATTATTATTAA
- a CDS encoding MBL fold metallo-hydrolase — protein sequence MRIETFTLGPLQTNAYLLTEKDEQSGEERGIIIDPGMGPKRLLDRIAGVKVEAILLTHAHFDHMGGVEEIRTAAGCPVYIHDLEADWLTDARKNGSMRWSDVTPPLTTGPAEYALDEGQTLNFIGHTFKVLHTPGHSPGSVSFLCGNDIFSGDVLFRQSVGRTDLPGGRERDLFDSIQLKLYKLSPEVKVYPGHGPKTTIGFEMANNPYVR from the coding sequence ATGCGTATTGAAACGTTTACGCTTGGCCCGCTGCAAACCAATGCTTATCTATTGACGGAAAAAGATGAGCAAAGCGGCGAAGAGCGAGGAATTATTATCGATCCGGGAATGGGGCCGAAGCGGCTGCTGGACCGGATCGCCGGAGTTAAGGTTGAAGCGATTCTGCTCACTCATGCCCATTTCGATCACATGGGCGGCGTAGAGGAAATAAGAACCGCTGCGGGTTGTCCGGTATATATTCATGATCTAGAGGCGGATTGGCTGACGGATGCCCGCAAGAACGGCTCGATGCGGTGGTCGGACGTAACGCCGCCGCTGACGACAGGTCCAGCCGAATACGCGCTGGACGAAGGGCAGACGCTGAATTTTATCGGCCATACGTTTAAAGTGTTACATACGCCCGGTCATTCTCCGGGCAGCGTTAGCTTCCTCTGCGGGAATGATATCTTCTCGGGCGATGTTCTGTTCCGGCAATCCGTCGGCAGGACTGACCTGCCGGGCGGCCGGGAGCGGGATTTGTTCGATTCGATTCAATTGAAGCTATACAAGCTTTCGCCCGAAGTTAAGGTTTACCCGGGACATGGGCCCAAAACAACGATTGGCTTTGAAATGGCCAATAACCCTTATGTGAGATAA
- a CDS encoding Ku protein, translating into MHTVWKGAISFGLVHVPVKMFTATEDKDISLRMIHKPCGSPIAYVRRCPNCDVEAEWDDIIKGYEYEKGSYVLFEKDELEQLAGEKSHTIQILDFVALEEIDPVYFQKTYYLSPDQAGSNAYGLLLQAMSDTGKIGVAKVSIRSKSSLAAIRVIDNCLAMETIFYPDEIRSISHVPGIPESFTINDKELTMAKLLIEQLSTPFEPSKYSDDYRANMLQAIQNKVAGQEIRVAPQQEQTNVLDLMAALQASLDAAKLPPGGVGLDTGAGKPVAAVPEAAADQPVVKPRKPRTKKPEATETVS; encoded by the coding sequence ATGCATACGGTGTGGAAAGGCGCAATCAGCTTCGGGCTTGTCCATGTGCCGGTGAAGATGTTCACCGCTACGGAGGATAAAGATATTTCGCTTCGCATGATTCATAAGCCTTGCGGCAGTCCTATCGCCTATGTCCGCCGCTGTCCGAATTGCGATGTAGAGGCGGAATGGGACGATATCATTAAAGGCTATGAATATGAAAAAGGCAGCTATGTGCTGTTTGAAAAGGATGAACTGGAGCAGCTGGCCGGAGAAAAGTCCCACACGATTCAAATTCTTGATTTTGTCGCACTCGAGGAAATTGATCCGGTGTACTTCCAGAAAACGTATTATTTGTCCCCGGATCAAGCCGGAAGCAATGCTTACGGCCTATTGCTTCAAGCAATGTCCGATACCGGCAAGATTGGCGTAGCCAAAGTATCGATCCGATCGAAAAGCAGTCTAGCCGCCATTCGGGTCATTGATAACTGCCTCGCGATGGAGACGATTTTTTATCCGGATGAGATCCGCTCGATCTCCCATGTTCCCGGGATTCCTGAATCGTTTACCATTAACGACAAAGAACTGACGATGGCCAAGCTTCTAATCGAGCAGTTGTCCACTCCTTTCGAACCGTCCAAATATTCCGATGATTACCGGGCTAACATGCTTCAGGCTATCCAAAATAAAGTCGCCGGACAGGAAATACGCGTAGCGCCTCAGCAGGAGCAAACGAATGTGCTTGATTTGATGGCCGCCCTGCAAGCCAGCCTCGATGCAGCCAAGCTGCCTCCGGGCGGAGTCGGTCTCGATACCGGCGCAGGCAAACCTGTAGCAGCAGTTCCTGAAGCAGCCGCAGACCAACCGGTTGTAAAGCCGCGCAAACCTAGAACCAAGAAGCCTGAAGCAACGGAGACCGTCTCTTAA
- a CDS encoding DedA family protein — protein sequence MDLIKDILHEILVWIESLGYFGILIGLLIEVIPSEIVLGFGGYLVSEGKISYLGAIIFGVLGAVGQNWILYAIGRFGGRPLVEKYGKYIKIKMKHVDVAEGWFKKYGAGIVFTARFIPVMRQVISIPAGMAKMNFGLFTLLTALASIPWTILFVHLGKTLGENWEDVDQKAAQYVQPAILIAIALLIVYVVYKFIRSRGKSV from the coding sequence ATGGATTTAATAAAGGATATATTGCACGAAATTTTAGTATGGATTGAAAGCCTTGGTTACTTCGGGATACTAATTGGATTGCTCATAGAGGTGATTCCAAGTGAAATAGTATTAGGTTTCGGCGGGTATTTAGTGTCGGAAGGGAAAATATCGTATCTGGGCGCTATTATTTTCGGCGTGCTTGGCGCGGTTGGGCAGAACTGGATTTTATACGCGATTGGAAGATTCGGCGGCCGTCCTTTGGTCGAGAAATACGGCAAATATATTAAGATCAAGATGAAGCATGTCGATGTCGCGGAAGGATGGTTCAAGAAATACGGAGCGGGTATCGTCTTTACCGCCCGTTTTATCCCGGTTATGCGCCAGGTTATCTCGATTCCGGCCGGCATGGCGAAGATGAACTTCGGCTTGTTTACGCTGTTGACGGCGCTTGCTTCCATCCCTTGGACAATATTATTTGTTCATTTGGGCAAAACATTAGGTGAGAATTGGGAAGATGTCGATCAGAAGGCCGCTCAGTACGTACAACCGGCTATTCTGATTGCTATAGCATTGCTGATTGTTTACGTGGTGTACAAGTTTATTCGTTCCAGAGGCAAGTCTGTATAA
- a CDS encoding thioredoxin family protein produces the protein MSRSVAEKLNKGISPQQFVEGMTKNKEAFQGWYDKFEWASDSDREFFESLKSRNDLRVFILMADWCGDVVRNIPVVFRALETGEIPVEVLIMEENLDTMDQFLTMGGRSVPVVIVTDAEGKAIHGTWGPRPTYIQEPMVLFKKENPDREAADYQDKLAETRKEIMRRYGEGTGYHALVVQEIRALIESV, from the coding sequence ATGAGCAGAAGCGTAGCCGAAAAATTAAACAAAGGGATTAGCCCGCAGCAGTTTGTGGAAGGAATGACCAAGAACAAGGAAGCATTTCAGGGCTGGTACGATAAATTTGAATGGGCAAGCGATAGCGACCGCGAATTTTTCGAATCGCTCAAAAGCCGCAATGACCTGCGCGTCTTTATTCTGATGGCGGATTGGTGCGGAGACGTTGTCCGCAATATTCCGGTTGTATTCCGTGCGCTGGAGACGGGAGAAATCCCGGTTGAGGTTCTTATTATGGAAGAAAATCTCGATACGATGGATCAGTTCCTGACGATGGGAGGCCGCTCCGTTCCTGTTGTTATCGTAACCGATGCGGAAGGCAAGGCGATACACGGCACTTGGGGACCAAGACCAACCTACATCCAGGAACCAATGGTGCTCTTCAAGAAAGAAAATCCGGACCGCGAAGCAGCGGACTACCAGGACAAGCTTGCGGAAACACGGAAAGAAATTATGCGCCGTTACGGCGAAGGCACCGGTTATCACGCTTTGGTTGTACAGGAAATTAGAGCGTTGATTGAATCGGTGTAA
- a CDS encoding H-type small acid-soluble spore protein, translated as MDVNRAKQIYNSEESIKVHLDDGNSVWIEHVDEASGTATVQVGGNSKTVPVDRLQEG; from the coding sequence ATGGACGTAAACCGCGCTAAACAGATTTATAATTCAGAGGAATCGATCAAGGTCCATCTTGATGACGGGAATTCCGTATGGATTGAGCATGTAGACGAAGCAAGCGGTACAGCGACTGTACAGGTTGGAGGAAATTCCAAAACGGTACCCGTGGATCGTCTGCAGGAAGGATAA
- a CDS encoding Tex family protein codes for MASQLSIPITKVKSAVALLDEGNTIPFIARYRKEMTGELDENDLRAIEERLQYMRNLEERKREVIRLIDEQGKLTDELRRSIEASGKLQEVEDLYRPYRQKRKTRASVAKERGLEPLALWLWAQPRQGEPLAEASKYVNEDKGVASAEDALQGAMDILAENIADDAAIRSWVRKHTFDQALLKTEAKNADAESVYEMYYSYQEPVRKLPPHRVLAINRGEREDILRVSFELSAERIHEFIQRKVLRQQTAPAVRDVLAAVIEDAYKRLISPSIEREVRGELTEKAEEHAISIFSENLRNLLLQPPVRGNVVLGVDPAYRTGCKLAVIDDTGKLMEVAVTYPTPPNNKAAEAEKIINGQIDRYGVTLIVIGNGTASRETEQFIAGLIGKRKAAGQGELKYIIVSEAGASVYSASKLAAEEFPDLDVAERSAVSIARRLQDPLAELVKIEPKAIGVGQYQHDVSQKRLDESLGGVVESAVNHVGVDVNTASASLLSYVAGINATIAKNIVKYREENGRFAKRGQLQKVPRLGAKSYEQCIGFLRIPEAANPLDSTPIHPESYDVVGKLFAELGLKQNQLGTEELKEKLSGIDPAAMASSLGVGVPTLKDIIDSLLRPGRDPREELPPPIFHTDVLNIEDLTPGMELQGTVRNVIDFGAFIDIGIKNDGLVHISQMSDKFVKHPMDVVSVGDNVTVWVLGVDLKKGRVSLTMRKQA; via the coding sequence ATGGCATCGCAGCTGTCGATTCCGATTACGAAAGTGAAATCGGCTGTGGCTTTGCTCGATGAAGGCAATACGATACCGTTTATCGCGCGTTACCGGAAAGAGATGACCGGCGAGCTTGACGAGAATGATCTCCGGGCGATTGAAGAACGGCTGCAATATATGCGTAATCTGGAAGAACGCAAACGCGAAGTGATCCGTCTAATTGATGAGCAGGGCAAGCTGACCGATGAGCTTCGCCGCTCGATTGAGGCATCGGGCAAGCTGCAGGAGGTTGAGGATCTTTACCGTCCTTACCGCCAGAAGCGCAAGACGCGCGCCAGCGTCGCGAAGGAACGCGGTTTAGAGCCGCTTGCCTTGTGGCTGTGGGCTCAGCCCCGCCAGGGCGAACCGCTTGCTGAAGCGTCTAAATACGTGAATGAGGACAAAGGCGTAGCTTCGGCAGAAGATGCTCTTCAAGGCGCAATGGACATCCTGGCGGAAAATATCGCGGATGACGCAGCGATCCGGTCCTGGGTGCGGAAGCATACCTTTGACCAGGCGCTGCTTAAGACCGAAGCGAAAAACGCGGATGCCGAATCCGTCTATGAGATGTACTACAGTTATCAGGAGCCGGTCCGCAAGCTGCCGCCGCACCGCGTCTTGGCGATTAACCGCGGAGAGCGGGAAGATATTCTGCGCGTCTCGTTTGAGCTTTCGGCGGAACGGATCCATGAGTTTATCCAGCGCAAAGTGCTTCGTCAGCAGACTGCGCCTGCCGTACGCGATGTGCTCGCGGCCGTTATTGAGGATGCTTACAAACGGCTCATTTCCCCTTCGATCGAGCGGGAAGTACGCGGCGAACTGACGGAGAAAGCGGAGGAGCATGCGATCTCCATCTTCTCGGAAAATCTGCGCAACCTTCTGCTTCAGCCGCCTGTTCGCGGCAATGTGGTATTGGGGGTTGACCCGGCATACCGGACGGGCTGCAAGCTCGCCGTTATTGACGATACCGGCAAGCTTATGGAGGTAGCCGTAACTTATCCGACTCCTCCCAACAATAAGGCCGCGGAAGCGGAAAAAATCATTAACGGTCAGATTGATCGTTACGGCGTAACGCTTATTGTAATCGGCAACGGAACAGCTTCCCGCGAAACGGAGCAATTTATTGCCGGCTTAATCGGCAAACGCAAGGCAGCCGGTCAAGGCGAGCTGAAATATATTATCGTAAGCGAGGCCGGGGCAAGCGTTTATTCCGCTTCCAAGCTTGCGGCAGAAGAATTCCCCGATCTTGACGTAGCCGAGCGCAGCGCGGTCTCGATTGCGCGTCGACTCCAGGATCCGCTCGCCGAGCTTGTGAAGATTGAGCCTAAAGCGATCGGCGTTGGGCAATATCAGCATGACGTCAGCCAAAAACGGCTCGATGAAAGCCTTGGCGGCGTTGTTGAATCTGCCGTTAACCATGTTGGCGTAGATGTTAACACAGCGTCCGCGTCGCTGCTTTCTTACGTAGCGGGGATCAACGCAACGATTGCGAAAAATATCGTGAAGTACCGCGAGGAGAACGGCCGGTTCGCGAAACGCGGCCAGCTGCAGAAGGTACCGCGCCTCGGCGCGAAATCTTACGAGCAATGCATTGGCTTCCTGCGTATTCCGGAAGCGGCGAATCCGCTGGACAGCACGCCGATTCACCCGGAATCCTATGACGTTGTCGGCAAGCTGTTTGCCGAGCTTGGCCTGAAGCAGAATCAGCTTGGCACGGAGGAGCTGAAGGAGAAGCTGTCGGGAATCGATCCTGCAGCCATGGCGTCTTCGCTTGGCGTAGGGGTGCCAACCTTGAAGGATATTATCGATAGCCTGCTCCGTCCGGGGCGTGACCCGCGTGAGGAGCTTCCGCCGCCGATCTTCCATACCGATGTCCTCAATATTGAAGATTTGACTCCGGGTATGGAGCTGCAAGGCACCGTTCGGAATGTTATCGACTTTGGCGCCTTTATCGATATTGGCATCAAGAACGACGGCCTTGTCCATATTTCGCAGATGAGCGATAAATTCGTGAAGCATCCGATGGATGTGGTATCCGTAGGCGACAATGTCACCGTTTGGGTGCTTGGCGTTGATTTGAAAAAGGGCCGGGTATCCCTTACCATGCGCAAGCAGGCATAA
- a CDS encoding RNA ligase family protein: protein MTVFTLPAEPMIPVADDHVPKESGWIYQIKWDGVRIVATVHDEGRIDLFSRKLLNKNAVYPEIHRTLQEQAEALGPCMLDGEIVYYDGERPNFQMVLSRERSFGGDLSSSSSKGKVLYVLFDLLQDGEEDLRPLPYAERHKRLLAKLKPVQSDRLLIADLYTDADALWKWVDDHQWEGIVSKRLDSSYKEGKAHRDWLKKKRALLLDVGIVGVKRRDGRAASLVMSDQGRFIGSVSLGLDEAMREALGQMLQLRRSDAPSWPMPFPALPAELKGESIIWLPSPLPCRVTGLELTSAGLLRHPKLVSFGLKPSGGHS from the coding sequence ATGACGGTCTTTACGCTGCCTGCCGAGCCGATGATTCCTGTCGCGGATGACCATGTCCCGAAGGAGTCCGGCTGGATCTACCAGATCAAATGGGACGGCGTCCGAATCGTCGCTACGGTTCATGATGAAGGCAGGATTGACTTGTTCTCGCGCAAGCTGCTGAATAAAAATGCCGTCTACCCGGAAATCCACCGGACATTGCAGGAGCAGGCTGAAGCTCTTGGTCCCTGCATGCTGGACGGAGAGATCGTCTATTACGATGGCGAACGTCCGAATTTTCAAATGGTACTAAGCCGTGAACGCAGCTTTGGCGGGGATCTCTCTTCGTCTTCAAGCAAAGGGAAAGTGCTGTATGTTCTCTTCGACCTGCTGCAGGACGGCGAGGAGGATTTGCGCCCGCTTCCCTATGCGGAGCGGCATAAACGGCTGCTTGCCAAGCTGAAGCCCGTCCAATCCGACCGGCTACTTATAGCTGATCTATATACGGATGCGGATGCTCTATGGAAATGGGTCGATGACCATCAGTGGGAAGGAATCGTCAGCAAGAGGCTTGATAGTTCCTATAAGGAAGGCAAAGCTCATCGCGATTGGCTGAAAAAGAAACGGGCTCTCCTGCTTGACGTTGGCATCGTAGGCGTAAAGCGCCGCGACGGCCGCGCAGCTAGTCTAGTCATGTCCGATCAGGGGCGTTTTATCGGAAGCGTCTCGCTTGGCCTTGACGAAGCCATGCGGGAAGCGCTTGGCCAAATGCTGCAGCTGCGGAGAAGCGATGCTCCTTCGTGGCCGATGCCTTTTCCGGCTTTGCCGGCTGAGCTTAAAGGCGAGAGCATTATTTGGCTGCCGTCCCCGCTTCCTTGCCGGGTAACCGGACTCGAGCTGACATCCGCCGGATTATTAAGGCATCCCAAGCTTGTATCCTTTGGTCTAAAACCATCAGGAGGCCACTCATGA
- the ligD gene encoding non-homologous end-joining DNA ligase, translating to MNKTSASAKRPAMVMVEGQEITVTNPEKPLWPEHGITKLMYLEKLAMLSPFLLKHCKDRYLTTIRYPHGYAGKSFYQKNCPEPKPEFVHISESEGISYIQLDNLPTLLWLGNLACLEFHASFDRISNPDRPTEWILDLDPSREEEPRIIEAAALVGKLLESLKIKSVPKTSGATGVQIVVPLQQKYTFDELRGLGQFVGDYLSSAYPQLFTVERLTKNRGDLIYVDYLQHYRGKTISAPYTPRARYGAPVSTPLKWEEVYAGGIKPADFHLLNIGERLQRFGDLIDLEKPQDLGHVLSFIHAKK from the coding sequence ATGAACAAGACAAGCGCATCTGCCAAGCGGCCCGCAATGGTCATGGTGGAAGGACAGGAAATAACGGTTACGAATCCGGAGAAGCCCCTTTGGCCGGAGCATGGGATCACTAAGCTGATGTATTTGGAGAAGCTCGCCATGCTGTCGCCTTTTTTGCTGAAGCATTGCAAGGACCGTTATTTGACGACCATCCGTTACCCGCATGGTTATGCGGGCAAATCGTTTTATCAGAAAAACTGCCCTGAGCCAAAACCGGAGTTTGTCCATATCTCCGAAAGCGAAGGGATCTCGTATATTCAACTCGATAACCTGCCGACTTTGTTATGGCTCGGCAACCTGGCTTGCCTTGAGTTCCATGCATCCTTCGACCGGATCAGTAATCCGGACCGCCCTACCGAATGGATTCTGGATCTTGATCCTTCCCGCGAGGAAGAACCGCGTATCATCGAAGCGGCTGCGCTTGTCGGGAAGCTGCTGGAATCGCTGAAGATCAAATCCGTCCCCAAAACCTCTGGCGCAACGGGCGTCCAGATTGTTGTACCGTTACAGCAGAAATACACCTTCGATGAATTGAGGGGCTTAGGGCAATTCGTCGGCGACTACCTGTCCAGCGCTTATCCCCAGCTTTTCACCGTTGAACGGTTGACCAAAAACCGCGGCGACCTGATTTACGTCGATTATCTTCAGCATTACAGGGGGAAAACAATCTCAGCCCCTTATACGCCAAGAGCGCGCTATGGCGCTCCCGTCTCCACGCCGCTAAAGTGGGAAGAAGTGTACGCCGGAGGCATAAAGCCGGCCGACTTCCATCTTCTGAACATCGGAGAGCGACTGCAGCGTTTCGGCGATTTGATCGATTTGGAGAAGCCGCAGGATTTGGGCCATGTGCTCAGCTTTATCCATGCTAAAAAATAA